The region AGCAAGGACAGCATCATGCCGGTGAGCAGGGAAGCTACCACGGTGAGCAAGGCCTGGGGAAGAGACATCGCTGGAAGGCCGGAGCGCTTAGGCGCTGCGGCGGCATGATTCCTACTGGCATGAGACACGTCCGCAGATTCTACCTGCTGGAAGCTTCATTCCAGAACATAACGTGGCCCGAAAGTGCAGATTAATCGCTTTCTGCCTGCCGTGGCCAGGCATCGATAGGCTGCGGAATCTCCGGTTGCTTGTCGGTACGGGTGGGAATTTCCATCTCGTGTAGGCGCCGCGCGGTCACGCCCACGCGGGCATCGAGTGAGGACAACGTGGAGTTATAAGCCAGCACCGCCTTTTCCAAATGATTGCCGACCTTCCCGTAATGCTCATGCAAGGTATACAGCCGGGAGTACAGCTCCGAGCCAAGTTTTTGCACCTCACGGGCCTTGGCCGAGACATCTTCTTGGCGCCAGCCCAGTGCTACCGTTCGCAGCAGCGCAAAGAGCGTGGTCGGAGTGGCAATGACGATGTTGCGCTCAAATGCGAACTCCAACAAGTGCGGATCGACTTGTAATGCAGCGTCTAAGAAGGGGTCGGCCGGCATGAACAGCACGACGAATTCTGGAGTGGGGCTAAACGCGGTGATGTAGTCCTTGCTGGAGAGCTGCTGGACATGGTTGCGCACCAAATTGCAGTGGCGGCGCAGATAAGCAGCATGTTCTTCCGGGTCCTTGGTCTCTAATGCGTCGAGGTAAGAACTAAAAGGCACCTTCGCATCCACGACGATGTGGCGCCCGCCCGACAAGTTAATTACTAAGTCAGGACGGAAACGCTGGTCATCGGCATAGGCGGTAGCCTGCGGTTCAAAATCTACATGTTTGACCATGCCACCCAGCTCCACAATGCGCTCCAACTGAACTTCGCCCCAGCGTCCGCGCACATTCGGTGAACGCAACGCAGAGACCAAATCATCCGTGCGGTCAGTAAGTCGCGCCGAATTTCGCAACATTGCCTGTACCTGATTGTTCAGCGTGGCAGTGGACGTGGCCTGGTCCTCTTCCAATTCCTGAAGCTGGGCGCCCAGGCGGTCCATCGCCTTTTCCAGCGGAGCAAGCTCTGCTTGACGACGCTGCGACTCACTCAACGCACGATGCTCCTCACTGGGTTGTTGCCGCGCTGCTGCGTGAGCATGCGCCAGCCAGCCCAGCACGGCACCGACCGCGAGGCCAACAAAAAGCAAGAGCATGGGCAAGGTAGAAGTCATAGCTTCTACACTCGCACATGCTCTAGACATCTACGGGGCTAACGCGCGCCTAATTCGAACGTCCGTTCCAAATATTGCTGATTAAGTCTGCGGCGCGCTTCAGCGGCTGTTTACCACTGGGCTTGTCGTAATTATGCGGCGTGCCATCCATGTTGATTTTGCCGTCGAGGGATTCCGGCGAGCCATCGGCAGTAATGTCGTCGGCAGCACTGTCCGGCGCAGCGTAATCCGGCTGCTCGAGCCACAGCTCGCGCTTGTGTTCGCCTTGCTTTTCGGTATAGCGACCGACCAGATAACCGGCTACCGTAGCGAACTCGAGGTCGTTGGTGGTCGCCTCGCCAGATTGCAACTTCATCATGTCCTGGACGTAGCGGAACGCCACGGCAATCATCGCGGCTGCAGGCACAGCAAGGAACGCACCGACCAGGTTGAACAGTGCACCACCAACGGTCACAGACACCAGAACGATGACCGGATGCAGGTTCATAGCCTTGGACTGCAGCCATGGCGAGAGCACATTGCCCTCCAGCTGCTGGACCAGCAGCACCAGGCCCAAGACCAGCAGCGCCTCGGTAAAGCCGAGGGAGACCAGCGCAATC is a window of Corynebacterium camporealensis DNA encoding:
- a CDS encoding DNA recombination protein RmuC gives rise to the protein MTSTLPMLLLFVGLAVGAVLGWLAHAHAAARQQPSEEHRALSESQRRQAELAPLEKAMDRLGAQLQELEEDQATSTATLNNQVQAMLRNSARLTDRTDDLVSALRSPNVRGRWGEVQLERIVELGGMVKHVDFEPQATAYADDQRFRPDLVINLSGGRHIVVDAKVPFSSYLDALETKDPEEHAAYLRRHCNLVRNHVQQLSSKDYITAFSPTPEFVVLFMPADPFLDAALQVDPHLLEFAFERNIVIATPTTLFALLRTVALGWRQEDVSAKAREVQKLGSELYSRLYTLHEHYGKVGNHLEKAVLAYNSTLSSLDARVGVTARRLHEMEIPTRTDKQPEIPQPIDAWPRQAESD